In Candidatus Margulisiibacteriota bacterium, the following proteins share a genomic window:
- a CDS encoding response regulator: MRCNRSIFIALIFCLLIFGVSAQVSTSVDQKVYLPGDFVHVIVDAPVDTTQISAVMPDGTIVNLIQGRRANLWRGIWQVPVDFGKGTYRAKLSAVDVRGNIFDGETNPFAIGELAVIAITRRVTPEIVERPPLREKIEVKTQPAAKQPGVEEIVSRILKVIPIVSAEPAPSLEKEQKKQLIAKNLGTGRELFDQGKYLEASAYFKIVLYLDPKNGEANLYLLQTKEFMKTQQTGAARFYILLAVIVSIGGALIAAIVYYFGRMLWCRFPRWAAKPAAPAAVSDQETIPLSFGKLGWTKNPFTPGASSQMFNENNALARPGLIGFIKARIEEAGGKGLTPFTDSALDKIFELSKGRPKEALKICEWTVDLAIRRNSGQVTAESVKEYEKIGLKRILIADDDEIVRISLDAILRSGGGYETDFAVDGEEAVKKIKSSLYGLVLLDIDMPKMNGYEVLEQIRPILPTLPVIFVTGKGTPARTLESLTKQNLTGYIEKPFTPEKILDIIARNLKT, translated from the coding sequence TTGAGGTGTAACCGGTCGATTTTTATTGCGCTTATTTTTTGCCTGCTTATTTTTGGGGTCAGCGCCCAAGTTTCAACGTCGGTCGACCAAAAAGTTTATCTCCCGGGCGATTTTGTCCATGTGATTGTCGACGCGCCGGTCGATACGACCCAGATTTCAGCCGTTATGCCCGATGGGACCATCGTCAATCTGATCCAGGGACGGCGGGCCAATCTTTGGCGCGGCATTTGGCAGGTCCCGGTCGATTTCGGGAAGGGGACTTACCGGGCAAAATTAAGCGCCGTCGATGTCAGGGGGAATATTTTTGACGGCGAAACCAATCCCTTCGCCATCGGAGAATTAGCGGTAATTGCCATCACCAGAAGAGTGACCCCGGAGATCGTTGAAAGACCGCCGCTGCGTGAAAAGATCGAGGTCAAAACCCAGCCGGCCGCCAAACAGCCCGGCGTGGAAGAGATCGTCAGTCGAATATTGAAGGTTATCCCGATTGTCTCCGCCGAGCCGGCCCCCTCGCTGGAAAAAGAACAAAAAAAACAATTGATCGCAAAGAACCTGGGAACAGGCCGAGAATTGTTCGATCAGGGAAAATATCTTGAAGCCTCGGCGTATTTTAAGATCGTTCTTTATCTTGATCCCAAAAACGGCGAAGCGAACTTATATTTATTGCAAACAAAAGAATTCATGAAAACGCAGCAAACCGGCGCCGCCAGATTTTATATTTTGCTGGCTGTTATCGTTTCGATCGGCGGCGCGCTGATCGCTGCTATTGTTTACTATTTCGGGCGCATGTTGTGGTGCCGTTTTCCCCGTTGGGCCGCCAAGCCGGCCGCGCCGGCCGCGGTTTCGGATCAAGAAACGATCCCTCTTTCGTTCGGCAAGCTCGGCTGGACAAAAAATCCGTTTACGCCCGGCGCTTCCAGTCAAATGTTTAATGAAAACAATGCCCTGGCCAGGCCGGGGTTGATTGGGTTTATCAAGGCTCGAATTGAAGAAGCCGGAGGAAAAGGGCTTACTCCTTTTACCGATTCGGCGTTGGATAAGATATTTGAGCTCTCCAAAGGAAGGCCGAAAGAAGCGTTGAAGATTTGCGAATGGACGGTTGACCTGGCGATCCGGCGGAATAGCGGGCAGGTCACGGCCGAATCGGTCAAAGAATATGAAAAGATCGGCTTGAAAAGGATCTTGATCGCCGATGACGATGAGATAGTGCGGATCAGCCTTGACGCGATTTTGAGATCGGGCGGCGGTTATGAGACCGACTTTGCCGTTGACGGCGAAGAAGCCGTAAAAAAGATAAAAAGCAGCCTTTACGGACTGGTTTTGCTGGATATCGACATGCCGAAAATGAACGGCTATGAAGTCTTGGAGCAGATCAGGCCAATATTGCCGACCTTGCCGGTCATTTTTGTTACGGGCAAAGGGACCCCGGCCCGAACGCTGGAAAGCCTTACAAAACAAAACCTGACCGGCTATATTGAAAAGCCTTTTACCCCGGAAAAAATACTCGATATTATTGCCAGGAATTTAAAAACCTAA